The Brasilonema sennae CENA114 genome includes a region encoding these proteins:
- a CDS encoding PstS family phosphate ABC transporter substrate-binding protein, which translates to MSDKNETLSLFLAIVITLGLTFAGLWFLIERWAKISNTNQVNSTPVVNPSVNNNPANSSAILNSTTTSCSIPNLPTGTFNYGGSTTWAPIRRDLDPLLQSICPQFTLRYVQPPVEKPGSGTGIRMLVDNQLAFSQSSRSIQGEENQKALQKGFSLKEIPVAIDGIAIAVNPNLNIPGLTVSQIKDIYTGKITNWQEVGGSDLPIIPYTRSKEAGGTVEFFIENILNKENLGNNVSYVSTTTEALRKLASSPGGIYYASAPEVVPQCTVKSLPVGRISGQFVPPYQEPFIPLSECPGKQNQLNALAFRTGDYPITRNLFVILKQNGQTEQQAGDAYANWLLTPQGQELIQKAGFVRIK; encoded by the coding sequence ATGTCTGATAAAAACGAAACGCTTAGCCTTTTCCTAGCCATCGTTATAACGCTTGGCTTAACCTTTGCTGGCTTATGGTTTCTTATAGAACGCTGGGCTAAAATAAGTAATACAAACCAAGTTAATTCTACTCCTGTTGTCAATCCTTCGGTAAATAATAATCCAGCTAATAGCTCTGCTATTCTAAATTCTACGACAACAAGTTGTAGTATACCAAATCTACCAACGGGGACATTCAACTACGGTGGTAGTACAACATGGGCACCTATCCGTAGAGACTTAGACCCACTGCTTCAAAGCATCTGCCCTCAGTTTACTTTACGTTACGTTCAACCTCCTGTTGAAAAACCAGGTTCTGGCACTGGTATTCGGATGTTGGTAGATAATCAACTCGCTTTTTCTCAATCTTCTCGCTCAATTCAGGGTGAAGAAAACCAAAAAGCACTACAGAAAGGATTTAGTCTTAAAGAAATTCCAGTGGCAATTGATGGTATTGCGATCGCCGTCAACCCAAACCTTAACATTCCTGGTTTAACTGTCTCCCAGATCAAAGACATTTACACTGGCAAGATAACTAACTGGCAAGAAGTGGGTGGTTCAGATCTACCAATTATACCATACACTCGCAGCAAAGAAGCTGGCGGTACAGTAGAGTTTTTTATCGAAAATATTTTAAACAAAGAGAACCTTGGTAATAACGTAAGTTATGTTAGTACGACTACTGAAGCTCTGAGAAAACTGGCTTCGAGTCCTGGTGGAATTTACTATGCTTCTGCACCAGAGGTTGTGCCCCAATGCACAGTTAAGTCCCTACCAGTGGGGCGTATTTCGGGGCAATTTGTCCCTCCCTACCAAGAACCCTTCATACCTCTGTCTGAATGTCCCGGCAAGCAGAATCAGTTGAATGCTCTGGCATTTCGTACTGGGGACTACCCAATTACCCGTAATTTGTTTGTGATTTTAAAACAAAATGGTCAAACAGAGCAGCAAGCAGGGGATGCTTATGCAAATTGGCTGCTGACACCTCAAGGTCAAGAACTGATTCAAAAGGCTGGATTTGTCAGAATTAAGTGA
- a CDS encoding TRADD-N-associated membrane domain-containing protein: MNHKPTPHSDSPIELSIARERLRQARYSFNLAIISTAVSAFISLTGAGLLLTGKANEGAVTAACGMIASVRCVELAKDANDRLDEI; encoded by the coding sequence ATGAATCATAAGCCAACCCCTCACTCTGACTCTCCGATAGAACTAAGTATTGCTCGTGAACGCCTGCGACAAGCACGTTATAGTTTTAATCTTGCAATAATTTCTACCGCAGTGTCTGCTTTTATTAGTCTTACAGGTGCTGGGCTTCTGCTGACAGGAAAAGCGAATGAAGGTGCAGTGACTGCTGCTTGTGGAATGATTGCGAGTGTCCGATGTGTTGAACTTGCTAAAGATGCTAATGACAGACTTGATGAAATTTGA